In the genome of Mycobacteriales bacterium, one region contains:
- the rpsM gene encoding 30S ribosomal protein S13 — protein MARLVGVDLPRDKRLEVALTYIYGIGRTRALQTLRETGVSPDLRVHDLSDDDLVKLREWIEANYRIEGDLRREVAADIRRKIEIGCYQGIRHRRGLPVRGQRTHTNARTRKGPRKAVAGKKKAGKK, from the coding sequence ATGGCTCGTCTCGTCGGCGTCGATCTCCCCCGCGACAAGCGGCTCGAGGTCGCCTTGACCTACATCTACGGCATCGGGCGGACCCGAGCCCTGCAGACCCTCCGTGAGACCGGCGTGAGCCCCGACCTTCGGGTGCACGACCTAAGCGACGACGACCTGGTCAAGCTTCGGGAGTGGATCGAGGCGAACTACCGGATCGAGGGAGACCTTCGGCGCGAGGTCGCCGCGGACATCCGCCGCAAGATCGAGATCGGCTGCTATCAGGGGATCCGGCACCGTCGGGGACTCCCGGTCCGCGGCCAGCGCACGCACACCAATGCTCGAACCCGGAAGGGTCCCCGTAAGGCCGTAGCCGGCAAGAAGAAGGCCGGGAAGAAGTAG